In Arachis hypogaea cultivar Tifrunner chromosome 2, arahy.Tifrunner.gnm2.J5K5, whole genome shotgun sequence, a genomic segment contains:
- the LOC112734210 gene encoding vacuolar-sorting protein BRO1, protein MSNDNQRLLNPNPNPNPNPERLLAIPVKKSDPVELYRPLRNLVARKYSESDAQKVESVLETLNKCRSDMVERGDLSLPMQRDCLIHYFKCLCMVDPLFTAISSDPIVFVWYDAFYSEHENGVSSQRNSIQLEKASVLFNLGAVCSQIGASCDRTTPLGRHLAIDAFNAAANFFFKLWKDFAKDVSATLDLTLLFAETLYRLCGAQALEIRLQQQLEHNNNDTAASSALQQHRCAVTFRLVSVNYQIAYDLILHDSAATEHVFSFDRTWMTHLHQKVKFFQVEAHRRRSSILPKSQLPKTISLFRSCPLDHDAVSVTEKLVRGICCWSSLFRSCPLDLDAELVRKIWKLKHKSIPKQERIPYLDLLLSEYSSFKIIDDGKLVANPWDMPPPYPTYLEILSSSSLSIMPPIPLKKSEPLDLYESLRSYVALKYSESEANRVEGLFKTVDKLRSEMQRDDLSPRSPRLPHSLFEMPLHD, encoded by the exons ATGAGCAACGATAATCAGAGGTTGTTGAACCCGAACCCAAACCCGAACCCGAATCCAGAAAGGCTTCTGGCAATCCCGGTGAAGAAGAGTGATCCGGTGGAACTGTACAGGCCGTTACGCAATTTGGTAGCGAGAAAATACTCAGAGAGCGATGCACAGAAAGTTGAAAGCGTTCTGGAAACCCTCAACAAATGCCGCAGCGACATGGTGGAGCGAGGGGACCTCTCCCTTCCCATGCAACGTGACTGCCTCATTCACTACTTCAAATGCCTTTGCATGGTTGACCCACTGTTCACCGCTATCTCCTCCGACCCCATCGTCTTTGTCTGGTACGACGCCTTCTACTCTGAGCATGAGAATGGGGTCTCCTCGCAGCGCAACAGCATCCAATTGGAGAAGGCTTCTGTTCTCTTCAACCTTGGCGCCGTGTGCAGCCAGATTGGGGCCTCTTGCGACCGCACCACCCCCCTTGGCCGTCACCTTGCAATCGACGCCTTCAATGCCGCCGCCAATTTCTTCTTCAAACTCTGGAAGGATTTTGCCAAGGACGTCTCTGCCACCCTCGACTTGACTCTCCTCTTCGCCGAGACTCTGTACCGCCTCTGCGGCGCTCAGGCTTTGGAGATCAGATTACAGCAACAACTCGAACACAACAACAACGACACTGCCGCCAGTTCCGCTCTTCAACAACATCGATGTGCCGTTACGTTTAGATTG GTTTCCGTGAATTATCAAATAGCATATGATCTGATACTACATGATTCGGCTGCAACCGAACATGTCTTCTCATTTGACCGAACATGGATGACTCATCTTCATCAGAAGGTGAAATTCTTTCAGGTGGAGGCTCATCGGAGGCGATCATCCATCCTACCCAAATCCCAGCTACCTAAAACAATCTCATTGTTCCGTTCCTGTCCTCTTGATCATGATGCGGTATCTGTCACTGAAAAATTAGTTAGAGGGATTTGTTGCTGGAGTTCATTGTTCCGTTCCTGTCCTCTTGATCTTGATGCAGAATTAGTTAGAAAGATTTGGAAGCTTAAACACAAGTCTATACCGAAGCAAGAACGAATCCCATACCTTGACCTCCTCCTCTCTGAGTACAGCTCTTTCAAGATTATTGATGATGGAAAGCTAGTGGCCAACCCTTGGGACATGCCTCCTCCTTATCCAACATATTTGGAAATCCTCTCTTCTTCGTCTTTGTCAATTATGCCTCCGATCCCTTTGAAGAAGAGTGAGCCCTTGGACCTCTATGAGTCCCTTCGCAGTTATGTTGCCCTTAAATACTCTGAGAGCGAGGCAAACAGAGTAGAAGGCCTTTTCAAAACGGTAGACAAATTGCGCAGTGAAATGCAGCGTGATGACTTGTCTCCCCGTTCGCCGCGACTGCCTCATTCTCTATTTGAAATGCCTTTGCATGATTGA